From the genome of Azospirillum baldaniorum:
TCGGTCCGGACGCCCCAGGTGTGGGCAACGGTGAACATGACGGAGAGAACGCCCAGGGTGCGGTTGGCCTGATAAGGGGTAGCTTTCAGGGATTGGTGAAGCTCGACCACCTCGGCGCGGCTCACATCGATGATGCGGTGGCTGCCGAGCTTGGGGTTGATGAACAGTTCGATGGAGCGTTTGTATTCGGCCCGGGTCGTCGGCTTGCAGTGGGAGGCGACGTGGTCCTCCAGGAAGCGCTTGCCGAATTCCTTCATGGTGGGGGATGCCTTGCGCCGGTCGCGCTCGGACGCTGGGTCGCTGCCGCGCCGCACATCGGACAGGTGCTTCATGGCCTCGGTCCGGGCGACGTCGGGCGTCAGGACGCCGTGGGGGCCGATGTTGACGCGGCGCAGGCGGCCGCCGGCCCGAAACTGGGCCAGATACATCTTCCGGCCGGAGGGATAGATGCGCAGTCCGAAGCCCTTCAGCTCTTCGTCCCAAAGGAAGAATTCCTGCTCGCCGGGGACGGCGGCATCGACGGACCGTTTCGTGATCTTGGTCATGGAGCACCCCACGAGCGCCGGAATCTCCGGAATCAAATCGGAATCACTTGGGAGGAAATGAGAGCGTCTCCGATGAAGCTGTAGCGTAGTTTGCCTTCCAAAAAAACGTCAATAGTAACAGAGTATTATAGCGCAATCGGATGTTCTGTCGTGGTGCCGGAAATGTGTGAGGAGGGGCTTGAAAACGAACTCATAACCTGAAGGTCGCAGGTTCAAATCCTGCCCCCGCAACCAACTTTACTGGCTCGGCAAGGCCGGCCCCGGAGACGGGGCCGGCCTTTCGCGTTTCCAGGCCACGGATCCGGGCAAGGCCCCTCATCGAGCCGCTTCCCACGCTGCGCAGCCCGCGACGCGACAGGGGCTGGCTCCGGAACGCCTCTCCGATCCGAAGCCGGATTCCGTTCCTTGCCAGCGGTAGCGCAGACCGGCGCTCAGCGTGTGGCCGGTGGCGTCCCTGCGCAGGTCGGCATTACAGCTGAGTACCTCGATAAACCGCCCTTACGAGTGGGTTCATGCCGATAAGAGGCCGTGCGGGTGGAAAACGGCGTATTTCAGGGGATGAACTCTCGGTTTTTGCGGAAAAGCCCGAAATATGCAGCGTTTTCGACGCTATATGAGCGCAGTTCGCCCCTCAGGCCAGATCAGGCGACGGAAATTGAGGAGAGGTTGGCGAGGCCGATCTTCACCGTCGCGCGGGCGAGGCCGGTGGTGCGGATGAATAGCCTTATGCGCGCCTTCTGTTCGGCGACGACATGCTCGACGGCCAAGCGTACCGCTGATCGGGCACGGTTGGCACGCTGGTGCGGCCCCGGCATCGGGCGGCCCTTCGGCTTGCGGAAATGCACCATGCTGCGGCGACCCGCCGCCGTGATGGCCGCCTCATTGGCTTTCGAGCGGTAGGAACTGTCTGCCCACACCCGGCGGTCGAAGGCGTACCGGTTGAGCAGACCCGGCAACTGGGCGCCATCGTGCCGCGCCGCGTTGGTGACGATGAAGCGCCGAATCAGGCGAAACCACCGGTCGATGGTGATGTGCGACTTGTAGCCAAAGGCCGGGATCAGCAGCCACTACACGGGAGTGTCCGGAATTTCGTGCTCGGCGGGGTTATCCTGAAGCGAAAGGAGCCCCTGCATGGCACGACGCAAAGAGCCGGTCATCCCGGACGCAATCCTCGACCAGCTGTTGGCCGGTGCTGACGCCAAGACGGCGTTCGATCCGAACGGCCTGCTCGACCAATTGAAGAAGGCGCTGACGGAGCGGGCGCTGAAGGCGGAGTTGGATCATCACCTGGCCGGTGACGAGAGTGGCAACCGGCGCAACGGCTACGGCCGCAAGACGGTGCTGACCGAGCGTGGGTCGATGGACCTGTCCATTCCACGCGACCGGACGGGCACGTTCGACCCGGCGCTGATCGCCAAGTACCAACGGCGCTTCCCCGGCTTCGACGAGAAGATCATCTCGATGTACGCGCGAGGCATGTCGACGCGGGAGATCACCGGGCATCTGCGGGAACTCTATGGCATCGAGGTCTCGGCCGACCTGATCTCCACGGTGACGGACGCGGTGATCGAGGAGGTGACGACGTGGCAGAACCGGCCCCTGGAGGCGATCTACCCGCTGGTGTTCCTGGATGCCATCCGGGTCAAGATCCGGGACGAAGGCCTGGTGCGCAACAAGGCCATCCATGTGGCCATCGGCGTGCGCGCCGACGGCGCCAAGGAGGTGCTGGGCCTGTGGATCGAGCAGAACGAAGGCGCCAAGTTCTGGCTGCGCGTGCTGAACGAGCTGAGGAACCGGGGCGTCGAGGACATCCTGCTGGCCGTGGTCGACGGGCTGAAGGGCTTTCCCGAGGCGATCGCCGCCGCCTATCCCGAAACCATCGTCCAGACCTGCATCGTCCACCTGTTGCGCCACAGCATGGAGTTCGCGTCCTGGAAGGAGCGCAAGACCATCGCCGCCGCGCTGAAGACGGTCTACGACGCCGTCGACGACAAGGCCGCCGAGGCGGCCCTGACCGCCTTCGAGGACGGACCCTGGGGTGAAAAGTACGCGGCCATCGGCAAGGCGTGGCGACGGGCGTGGCAGGAGGTCATTCCCTTCTTCGCCTTCCCCCGCGAGGTCCGGCGCATCCTCTACACCACCAATGCCATCGAGGCTTTGAACTCGAAGCTGCGCCGGGCGGTGCGCGCCAGGGGCCACTTCCCCAATGACGAGGCGGCCCTGAAGCTCCTGTTTCTCGTCTTGAACCGCGCCGAGAAAGACTGGAAGATGCCGCCGCGCGAATGGACGGCCGCCAAGGCGCAGATGGCCGTCATCTTCGGCGAGCGGTTCGCAAAGGCGATGAACGCCTGATACTCAACCCGCCCCGCCGAGCACGAAATTCCGGACACTCCCCCACTACACGAGGCGTGTCTCGGCGCTGTCGAGCGCTGAACCCTGCTTCGCCTCGACCCGCCCTCGTTTCTCCGTCCAGCGCGCCTGCGTGTCCTTTTGGCGCTTCTCCTCCTGGGGCAGCCGCTGCCGGGGCGCCTCCACGATGGAGGCGCCGATGATCTGGCCACCCAGCGCGAAGCAGCCGCGCTCCTTCAGGTCCGCGCCGAAGCGGGCGAACAGCGCTTCCATCGCTCTCGCCGTCACCAGCGCCTCGCGGAGCAACCAGATCGTCGTGTGGTTCGGAAACCGGTCGCCCAATCCCAAGCCCGAGGAACCGCATGAACGACAGTCGGTCGCGCCCCTGATACTCGGTCTGCTTGTCCGACAGACCGTACAGAGCCTGCAGCACCAACTCGCGTTCACGGGCGTATGATCGAAGTATTCGGTTCATCACCGGTCCGGCGCCTGATTTCGCAACCAAGGTTGCCGTGGCGGTGGCAAATCCGGCTTTCCATCCCACGAGATTGCTGACGGAACATCGAAGGGGGCCGACTCGCCGCCCTTGTCCTTATCGGACGGTATCCGTTCACACGTCCGCAAGCGTTGGCTCGGTTCGAAAAAACCGACACGAGTTCGGTCTGGCCTGCCAATGAGGCTGACTGGTCGGCTGGCAACCTTCCAGAAAGAGTCATTGTACGTTCCGTCTGGGGGCGATCCTACATTCTAAAAACCTTTGGTTTTCAATTCAATCCGCCAGAGAAATTTTCCCGTGTGGAGTATCCCTTTGCACCCGATATACATGCACGCTCTCGGCACGTAAGAAACTATTGGGAACATATGGATTTGTACGGGTGTATCTCAGCGCATCCGGCCAATAACGCGATACGGACGCTCCTATATACCAATAATTAGCTCTTGATCATGTATTGATCCATCTGGGACCGGTGCGCGTGCCGGCCGCGTGACGTGAGGGCTGAAAGACCGTGGCGAATCCAACCTTCACTATGATCGGCACCAACAGTTTCGGCCTTTCCGATATCGGAAGCGAGGCCGCTCCGGTGTTGGCGGACATCGATGGTGATGGCGATCTCGACCTCCTGGTTGGCAACGCGGACGGGAACACGCTCTTCTTCCGGAACACCGGAACGACGCTGTCGCCGACCTTCACGCTGGACAGCACCAATCCGTTCGGGATCAGCAACGTCAGCGCGGGCGGTGCGCTCCCCAGCTTGGTGGACATCGACGGCGACGGCGATCTTGACCTGTTCATCGGCAACCATGCCGGCACCACCCTGTTCTACCGCAACAATGGAACCTCAGCGCAGACGCCGACCTTCTCGCTGGAAGGCACCAACCTGTTCGGCATCCAGAGCGCCGGCAGTTACGGGGCGCCGAGCTTCGCCGATCTGGACGGCGACGGCGATCTCGACCTTCTGATCGGCGCTCAGGACGGGAATATTTTCTTTTACCGCAACAACGGCTCCACGCAAGCGCCGACCTTCTCACTGGAAGGGACCAATCCCTTCAGCCTGCCCCGCGACCTCAACGGCTACGCGTCGCCCGCGCTGGCGGACATCAATGGGGACGGTCTCGTCGACCTCATCACCAAGAGCACCGTCTACGTCAATGTCGGCACGGCGGCGGCGCCGACCTTTTCGCTGTTCGCCACGAATCCCTATGGGAATACCGGGCCCGGGGCCTACCCGCGCCCCGCCCTGGGCGATCTCGACGGTGACGGCGACATTGATCTGGTGGTCGGCGTCGACGGCGGCGACCTGGAGTATTTCCGCAACGTCGCTCCGGTGACCGTGACCCTCGGCAACGGCGGCAACACGATCGCGCTGTCGCAGATCAACACTTTGATCGGCGGCACGGGCACCGACCTGGTCTCGTTGGTCGACATCGGTGCGACCTTCCTGGTCACCGGGATCGAGACGCTGACCGGCAGCACCGCCACCGACGTGGTGACGCTGGGCGGCGGCGGCAATACGCTGCTGGTGAGCCGGGTCGAGACGCTGGCCGGCGGCGCCGGCGCCGATGCGGTGACGCTCGGCTCCCTTGGAAACACCCTGAGGGTGGACGGCGTCGAGACGCTGACCGGCGGCATCGGGACCGACGTGGTGACGCTCGGCTCCCTCGGAAACACCTTGCTGGTGGATGGCGTCGAGACGCTGACCGGCGGCCTCGGCCTCGACGTGGTGACGCTGGGCAACAACTCGGGCAACACACTGACGGTGTTCCGGCTGGAGACGCTGACCGGCGGCCTCGGCACCGACGTGGTGACCTTGGCCAGCGGCGGCAACACGCTGCTGGCGGAGGGGATCGAAACGCTGACCGGCGCCGTCGGCGTCGATTTGGTGACGCTGGGCAACAGCGGCAACACGGTGACGGTCCGGCTCTTGGAGACGCTGATCGGCGGGTCCGGCACCGACATCGTGACGCTGGGCACCGGCGGCAACGCGCTGACGGTCCGGCTCATGGAGAGCATCGTCGGCGGATCCGGGTCCGACACCGTGACGCTGGGCACCGGCGGCAACACGGTGTGGGTGATCGGCGTCGAGACGCTGCTGGGTGGTTCCGGGTCCGACACCGCGACGCTGGACAACAACGGCAACACGCTGACGACCCGGCTTGTGGAGACGCTGTTCGGTGGTTCCGGTCTCGACGTGGTCACGTTGGCCAGCGGCAGCAACACGCTGTGGGTGAGCGGCGTCGAGACGCTGATCGGCGGTGCCAACGCCGACAACGCGACGTTCGCCAACGGCGGCAACACGGTGACGGTCCGGCTCTTGGAGACGCTGACCGGCGGCTCCGGCACCGACATCGTGCTGCTCGGCACCGGCGGCAACACGCTGAGGGTGAGCGGCATCGAGACGCTGACCGGCGGCTCAGGCACCGACGTCGTGACGATGCTCACCAGCGGGAGCACGTTGACGGTCTCCCTGGTGGAGTCGCTGATCGGCGCCAGCGGTACCGACGTGGTGATACTGGGCAGCACCGGCAACACCATGCTGGTGTCCGCTCTGGAAACGCTGACCGGCGGCTCCGGCACCGACGTGGTGACGATCAGCGCCAGCGGTGTGACCATTCTGGTGAGCGGCATCGAGACGTTGAGCGGCAACAGCGGCCGTGACGCCGTGACGCTTGGCGACAGCGCGGGCACCACCATCCAGGTGGCGCGGCTGGATGCGCTGACCGGCAGCGTCGGAACCGACGTGGTGACGTTTGGCGGGACCTTCGGCAACACCATTCTGCTGGGCGGCGTCGAGACGCTGACCGGCGGCGTCGCGACCGACATCGTGACCCTGGACAGCAGCGGCAACACCATCGAAGTGTCGCAGATCGAGACGCTGTTCGGCGGTTCCGGCAACGATGTGGTGATGCTGGGCAGCGGCGGCAACACGCTGCTGGTCCGGCTGCTGGAGACGCTGACCGGCGGCTCCGGCCTCGACGTGGTGACGCTGGGCACCGGCAGCAACATGATGACCGTGAGCGGCGTCGAAACGATCACTGGTGGCAGCGGGCTCGACATCGTGACGCTGGGCGACAGCGCGGGCAACACGCTCACCGTATGGCGTGTCGAGACGCTGATCGGCACGTCCGGCACCGACGTAGTGACGCTGGGCAGCGCTGGAGTCACGCTGCTGGTGGACGGTGCCGAGACGCTGACCAGCGGCGTCGGCACCGACGTGGTGGAGTTGGGCAGCGGGGGCAGCACGCTGCTGGTGGGCGGCGTCGAGACGCTGACCGGCGGCATCGGCACCGACGTGGTGACGCTGGGCAGCGGTGGCAACACTCTGCTGGTGAGTGGTGTCGAAACGGTGACCGGCAGTGCTGGCACCGACGTGGTCACGCTGGGCAGCGACGGCGCCACTCTGGCGACGACCCTGCTGGAGACGCTGATCGGTGGAGCCGGTGCGGACGTGGTGACTTTCTTCCCGGCCGGCAACCAGGGGACGCTCTTCGTTTCCGGTGTTGAGACCGTTTACACACCGTTCCAAACGTTGACCCTCAACGGTATCGACACACTGATCGTGCTGCCGGCCAGCCCGTCAATCCCGGTGCTCAATCCGGTGTCGGACAGCGGAGTGGTCGGTGATGCCCTGACGAACGCGTCGCAGCCCATGTTGACGGGGACGGCCGATGTCGGCGTCGTCGTGCATTTGTACGGAAACGGCGTTGAGATCGGGACGGGAACGGCCGACGGTTCCGGTGCTTGGACGGTGAACCCCGGAACGGCGCTTGTCGACGGAATCTGGACGTTGACGGTCAGGGGGACCCTATCCGGCATTGAGGGCGGGGTGTCGGGGCCCCTCCTGGTGACCATCGACACCAGCGCCTCGTCGCCAACCGCTTTGGCGCTTGCCGTGGGTTCGAACAGCGGGTCGACGGCGGATACGCTGACGAACGTGACGCTGCCGGTGATCACCGGCAGCGTCGCCGAGGCTGGCGTGGTTGTGCTGTACGAGGGCGGCACCGCTCTTGGCACGGTGACCGCTGCGGCGGCCGGGGCCTGGACGATGACGGCCACTTCGCTGAGCGACGGTGCGCACACGCTGACCGCCACAGTGACCGACGCGGCGGGCAACAGCTCTTCGGCATCCGCGGCACTGACCGTGACCATCGACACCGGAGCAAGCGCTCCGACGAGCCTTGCTTTGGCTGCGGCGTCCAACAGCGGCTCGACGGCGGATACGCTGACGAACGTGACGGCGCCGGTGATCACCGGCAGCGTCGCCGAGGCTGGCGTGGTTGTGCTGTACGAGGGCGGCACCGCTCTTGGCACGGTGACCGCTGCGGCGGCCGGGGCCTGGACGATGACGGCCACTTCGCTGAGCGACGGTGCGCACACGCTGACCGCCACGGTGACCGACGCGGCGGGCAACAGCTCTTCGGCATCCGCGGCACTGACCGTGACCATCGACACCGGAGCAAGCGCTCCGACGAGCCTTGCTTTGGCTGCGGCGTCCAACAGCGGCTCGACGGCGGACACGCTGACGAACGTGACGGCGCCGGTGATCACCGGCAGCGTCGCCGAGGCTGGCGTGGTGGTGCTGTACGAGGGCAGCACCGCCCTGGGGACGGTGACCGCTGCGGCGGCCGGGGCGTGGAGCATCACCGCAGCCTCGCTGAGCGACGGTGCGCACACACTGACCGCCACGGTGACCGACGCGGCGGGCAACACGTCGTCCGCCGCGTCCGCGCTGACCGTGACCATCGACACCGGAGCAAGCGCTCCGACGAGCCTTGCTTTGGCTGCGGCGTCCAACAGCGGCTCGACGGCGGATACGCTGACGAACGTGACGGCGCCGGTGATCACCGGCA
Proteins encoded in this window:
- a CDS encoding IS256 family transposase, whose protein sequence is MARRKEPVIPDAILDQLLAGADAKTAFDPNGLLDQLKKALTERALKAELDHHLAGDESGNRRNGYGRKTVLTERGSMDLSIPRDRTGTFDPALIAKYQRRFPGFDEKIISMYARGMSTREITGHLRELYGIEVSADLISTVTDAVIEEVTTWQNRPLEAIYPLVFLDAIRVKIRDEGLVRNKAIHVAIGVRADGAKEVLGLWIEQNEGAKFWLRVLNELRNRGVEDILLAVVDGLKGFPEAIAAAYPETIVQTCIVHLLRHSMEFASWKERKTIAAALKTVYDAVDDKAAEAALTAFEDGPWGEKYAAIGKAWRRAWQEVIPFFAFPREVRRILYTTNAIEALNSKLRRAVRARGHFPNDEAALKLLFLVLNRAEKDWKMPPREWTAAKAQMAVIFGERFAKAMNA